The Candidatus Melainabacteria bacterium RIFOXYA2_FULL_32_9 genome includes a window with the following:
- a CDS encoding malate dehydrogenase, with product MEENSLELHRRTHGVIETNSKIKITAKNDIEMFYSPEKVDQITKEIELDYLKAYELTPKGNLVAIISDGSAVLGFGNIGAEAGLPVMEGKAALFKSLAGVDAVPICLRTQNPDELIEIISRITPIFGGINLEDISSPRCFEIEKKLIETLNIPVFHDDQHGTAVVVLAGFINALKLTNKKLEDLKVVVNGAGAGAIAVSELLLQNGVKNLILCDTTGAIYEGRQDGMNKYKELIAQKTNPNKEKGELATVIRGADFFIGLSAGNIVTSEMVKSMASKPVVFALANPIPEIMPDIAKDAGAFIVATGRSDLKNQINNSLAFPGIFRGTLDVRARKIDNAMKTSAAFAIANLITENELNPDYIIPHALDLRVPPSVAKAVAKSAIKSGFAQIEADPDMIFERTKNYLYEGFLRNL from the coding sequence CTGGAAGAAAACTCTCTTGAGCTACATAGAAGAACCCATGGAGTAATCGAAACCAATTCCAAAATTAAAATTACAGCTAAAAATGATATTGAAATGTTTTATTCCCCAGAAAAAGTAGACCAAATAACAAAAGAAATTGAACTCGATTATTTAAAAGCTTACGAATTAACACCAAAAGGAAATCTTGTAGCTATTATAAGTGATGGTTCAGCTGTATTAGGCTTTGGAAACATTGGAGCAGAAGCCGGTCTTCCTGTTATGGAAGGAAAAGCTGCATTATTCAAATCTTTAGCAGGAGTTGATGCTGTTCCAATATGCTTAAGAACTCAAAATCCTGATGAATTAATTGAAATTATAAGCCGTATTACACCAATATTTGGCGGAATTAACTTAGAAGACATTTCATCACCAAGATGCTTTGAAATTGAGAAAAAACTCATCGAAACATTAAATATCCCTGTTTTCCATGATGATCAACACGGAACTGCCGTTGTAGTACTTGCAGGCTTTATCAATGCGTTAAAACTTACCAATAAAAAACTTGAAGACTTAAAAGTTGTTGTTAATGGCGCAGGAGCTGGAGCTATAGCAGTTTCAGAATTATTACTTCAAAATGGTGTAAAAAATCTTATTCTATGCGACACAACCGGCGCAATTTATGAAGGTCGCCAGGACGGTATGAATAAATATAAAGAACTTATTGCTCAAAAAACCAATCCTAATAAAGAAAAAGGTGAACTTGCAACTGTAATAAGAGGCGCTGATTTCTTTATCGGGTTATCTGCAGGAAATATAGTAACATCTGAAATGGTAAAATCTATGGCAAGTAAACCTGTAGTCTTTGCTCTTGCTAATCCAATTCCTGAAATAATGCCAGATATTGCCAAAGATGCAGGAGCATTCATTGTAGCCACAGGCAGATCAGACTTAAAAAATCAAATTAATAATTCTCTTGCATTTCCTGGAATATTTAGAGGAACCCTTGATGTTAGAGCCAGAAAAATTGACAATGCGATGAAAACAAGCGCAGCTTTTGCTATAGCAAATCTTATCACAGAGAATGAGCTCAATCCTGATTACATAATCCCACATGCACTTGATCTAAGGGTTCCACCATCAGTAGCAAAAGCCGTTGCAAAGTCAGCTATAAAATCTGGTTTTGCACAAATTGAAGCGGACCCGGACATGATTTTTGAAAGAACAAAAAATTATTTGTATGAAGGTTTCTTAAGAAATCTTTAA
- a CDS encoding glutathione synthase, whose translation MSKYKIGFLLDEKDLPDHPDKELSSSFLILQECLLRNHEIYIFPIENLFLNNNIPKALAYQVKHNYFEFTKKPFNIDLNDLDIILIRQNPPINTNYIFSTHILNYVDQSKTIVINSPSGIRKCNEKLYIYNFPKLAPEGITTSNIDLIQNFLNEHNEIIVKPLDNYAGNGIFYLKKGDKNLNSILEETTNNEKTLILAQKYLNKAKYGDKRLILLGGEPVASIIRLPCKDDFRANMCKGGHLKKSEITDEDREICKTISKNLLEDGLFFVGLDIIDDKLIEINVTSPGFFIRKINPMFNIRLEKKIVDYMERLLVDCFISLGG comes from the coding sequence ATGTCAAAATATAAAATTGGTTTTTTATTGGATGAGAAAGATCTCCCTGATCATCCCGATAAAGAGTTATCAAGCTCCTTTTTAATATTACAGGAATGTTTGTTAAGAAATCATGAAATATATATATTTCCAATTGAAAATTTATTTTTAAATAATAACATCCCTAAAGCGTTGGCTTATCAAGTTAAACATAATTATTTTGAATTCACAAAAAAACCGTTCAATATAGATCTTAATGACCTTGATATAATACTTATCAGGCAAAATCCACCAATTAACACTAATTACATCTTTTCCACTCATATACTTAACTATGTTGACCAATCTAAAACAATTGTTATCAATAGTCCTTCAGGAATAAGAAAATGTAATGAAAAATTATATATATACAATTTCCCTAAACTGGCTCCAGAAGGTATAACAACCTCAAATATAGATTTAATACAAAATTTTCTTAATGAACATAACGAAATTATAGTTAAACCCCTTGATAATTATGCAGGAAATGGTATTTTCTATCTTAAAAAGGGAGATAAAAATTTAAATTCTATACTTGAAGAGACAACAAATAATGAAAAGACATTGATTTTAGCTCAGAAATACCTGAATAAAGCAAAATATGGAGATAAAAGACTTATCTTGCTTGGAGGAGAACCTGTGGCTTCAATAATAAGACTCCCCTGTAAAGATGATTTCAGGGCAAATATGTGCAAAGGAGGCCATCTGAAAAAAAGTGAAATAACAGATGAAGATAGAGAAATATGTAAAACTATTTCAAAAAATCTTTTAGAAGACGGCTTATTCTTTGTTGGTTTAGATATAATTGATGATAAATTAATTGAAATTAATGTAACCAGTCCAGGTTTTTTTATTAGAAAAATTAATCCAATGTTCAATATAAGACTTGAAAAAAAGATTGTAGACTATATGGAGAGACTCCTAGTGGACTGTTTTATAAGTTTAGGAGGGTAA